The DNA region TGTTCAACTCAATGTTTATGGATTGTTCTTGTGTttttgagttgaatatgagtagtTAAATcttttgtagagttttggtgaagactacaatgaacacttgtgattaattcaatagcttttgattacctatgctcttgagattattttgtttcattcttatgccttttcaattcaattgcttagctaccaattggatATGTTGACCTAGATTTgtgtaatcgagagataccggtttaggattgataaaagaatgaacaacgcatagataatttgcattcgagagaaggaattctagagtgagggcttGGTCTTTTGTTTAAAGGAGTTAATTGTTAaatattagaaggagacttcaatattaataattaatcaacgggttgagtgcactcgagagggggctTAGCCTAGACTAGCGACTTTCCTACTAATCCTAGAGACTTTAAtgggtaatcaaagttgttgagtTGTTTACATTGTGGGTATTGTAGTCGGATCCACGGCTCTACTTcgttctcttatttgaaacTTGCTCTTTTGtctcttgttttattttgtttatgtttaatagttACGTACCAAAACCAAACCTTTTgatttgtctagatagtagCTAACATTGGTCtgtggtacttgagtttatacccattgtctctgtgggatacgatactcttgtttgctttgtgctacactagccccgtacacttgcgggaacTCCTTGTGTTaaattaagttgagtcaaacTTATGCCGGAATAAATGAGACTTCTATTCGCAGACGGAGGAATGTCATCTAGTATGTCGTAAAAGTTGTACAAACATTACATGtaaagttaaatattttaatattattattattttaaaaatttcagcccctgCTTATTTAATTTCCTGGTTCCGTCACTATGTAGTACTTGTTTTTTATGATCGAACGTGATACATGCATAGTATGAGATTCTTTCTCTTTGCCTATTGTATTTCTACTCAACATAGAACTTTATTTTAGTGGTGTTAGTGGAGCATGTGCAGTGTTTGCAGTAATGAtgtaattcaataaaaaaaattatattttaaaataaatactaatattcaagtttaaataaatactaatacaattaaataaatcccataTACAATAtctagaatagattgatataTATGTCGATCGACAACTAAGGATGATTTTAGTCAATTTAATATAACGATGTGTGAGATCGAGACATAGCATACCTAAGTCGAAGATGATCTAGCAAAAGCGTTGAGTACAAACCCATCCCGCATCTGGAGTCTGTGGGAAGTTGGAATGTGTATATTATTTCTGTCCAATCTCAAtcagtttgaggccttttggggtgacccaaaaacaaattcgTGCGAGCTTAACCCAAATCTGACAATAACAAACTGTTGTCGCAATCGGCAATCCGAACAAAAAGGTTTGAAAAAAGTTacaaacatttttaaaaatcggaaataattaataaatcatgaaattaagataaattcaattgttttaatttttttcgtaaattaattaaaaaaaattaattctatATATAGCATTTATCCTCATCCATGTCGACTCGAATCAATTATTAGCAAGTGGACCTCTTACTATAGAGGAATCACATAACTAATTACATATACAATATTGGTGTCAATATAGTCTCGCTTCAATCAATTGAAAGAAAGAAACACCTCTTCTTACATCAATTGATCATTCCTAGTTTTTCCTACTAAAACTTCTCATAAATCAAAATCCATGGATTCCTCATTCATATTGCTCTTCTCTTCAGCTCTCGTAATTATcctaaacatttccataataatcACGAGATtaactagagcttggtgcagcTGCACCATCTGCCAATCCTACGTGGACTCGCGGTGGCGCAGCCGCTTCACGAACCTCTGCCACTGGCACACCCATCTCCTCCAATCCTCGCCGTCGCGCACCGTCCACATCCACGTCATCAACAACGTCATCACCGCCAATCCCGCCAACGTCGAGTACATCCTCCAAACCAGGTTCCACAACGAAAACGACCTATCgagttttatttattaaaaaaaagacaaattaaaatacattagaTCATCAATAAAATAATCGGTTTATCTagtgtgaaaaaataaagaaggAAACTTACCATATCTTatcccaaaaattaaaaaagggaTATAACACAATTTCTTTCCTAATTCGATTCTGTTTCCAAAAGGAAATACTTAAGTttttcttctatatatataCTTGCATCTTCGTCCAACTCTCTCATTCAAACTTCGATCAAATTCTGTGCCAAATCAACTCTCTTGAATCAAATCAatggcttcttcttcatcatcttccCCATTCCTCATGCATCCCGTTGCCGACGAAAACACCAAAGAAATCCAACACCTCTCCTTCTACAACCTCAAAAACAACAAACCCTACAACCTCAAACTCCCACCATGCCTCAAAAACACACAATTCCAATGCATTGGCTCATCCAAAGGCTGGCTCGCTTTCTTGAACCAAACCCTAAAAAACCCTTTCCTCTTCAACCCATCCTCCCAAGCCTTAATCCACCTCCCCCAAAACCACCACCAAATCACCAAACTCATTCTCTCCCAAGACCCCTCCCTCCGCCCCCACACCTACGCCGCCGTCGCAATCCAAACCCCCCTCATCTCCGGCAAGCTCTCCTTCTCCCGCAACCGCGACGCCACGTGGCATGACCTCTCCAACCCTAGCGAAACCTACTACGACGCCGTATGTTGCGATGCAACAAACACCCTCTTCGCCCTAGCCCCCCGTTTGCAAGTCGAGTCGTGGAACTTGAACGATGATTCTCCTACGAAGACGACGGTAATTAGGGCTTCTTTCCCGAGATCACTGTGCCTCGCGAAGGAGGCCTTCCCGCGTGATCTCTACTCGTCTCAATTGTACCTCGCCCTCGCCTCCGGAGGCGGTATAGTCACGGCGGTGAGGTACGTCGGGGATTATGTGAGGTACGACGGGGAGGCGGTGTGCGAGGGGGACACGCTGACGGACTACATGGCGGCGCCGCTGGTGTGTCCGTACAGGACGATGGGGTTTCGCGTGCTTAGGGCTGACGTCAGCGGAGGGGATTGGGGTGACGTGGAGGGTTTGGGGGATTATGCGATGTTTGTGGGCGGGAATGAGACGGCGGTGGGATTGAGAAAGAATGCGATTTATTTCACGGATGATTATTGGGAGAGGATTGATGAGGATTATAGCTATGGAGGCCATGATTTTGGGGTTTTCTGCATGAAGGATTCGAGGTTTGAACATGTTCTTCATTTAGAGATGGACAAGATCAATCCGCCGCCGTTTTGGATCACTCTCCCTTCTTCCACATGATAAATATCATAATCCATCGttagtatatatatttgtttggTTAATTTTGTTCATTGAATGAAAAATATGTCAGGTTGTCGTTGATTAGTTCTAATTTGTAATTAGTGAGAATGTTATAAGAATTTGTGATTATATCGGTTGTTAGTTATTGGTTTAAGTGTATGTGTTGATTTTTATAAGtagttatgtaattttttatgcttCGACTTTTAAATGCaaatttttatttggatttGATAACTTTAACTGAGATAAATAATATACGTATTATAAAATGTGGAATTCATGGCGTGGCAAATAAACTGATGGGAAGCATGCATGTGTCTTTGACAAATATTGAATTATTAGTTATTAAAACAACGACATATTTATCTAGAAATGGTTAAAATTATAGAGATTATTAGTACAAGTTAATTGGTGACGTATAACTCATATTCCGAACAATAACCTTTTTTAATATTGTAAGAGTGTTTAGATAAAGCAATATACATTCAAAATGTCACTAAACGCTTGTTGAAGCTATACGATAATGAATGCTACTCACATTACTAAACAAACAAATCTTACTAATTAAATGAAGCCCTTGCTTTATAAAAGGCCTTGTGTTTCGAAGCATAGCGTACGTTTTTGCACTGACAAAGAGATCAGAGGAAGCTGATCGATACGTAAGATGCATGGACTTACAGTGCTGTGTACCCACCACTGCTGCTCTACTAGGCATTGCTCGTCGTTAGGCTCTTCTCATTCGATCAGGTCGGGATCCTAGACGAACCGTCGCTCTTTTTTTTTAGATGTATGTGTGACAGAGCATTTGATATTACTTTCCAAAGGAAAAAACTATCTACATTAAAAGCAATATGATTCTCTTTTTTACAGATGAAGACTCTACCTTGTACAGAAACAAGATACAGCCAATAGTGAAGGGGGTAGTATATATAGGGTGttcaaatcaaaatcaaaatcaatatAAGATGCATTAAACAAATGTAAGGCCTAACTATACCCACTTTACAACCCAATCTAGAAAAAATCTCTTGTTAAATTACACATAATGACAAGGTAAAATTTTCCAACTGCTACTTCAAAACCAGAAAATTTGGGGAAGATGAGAAGTCCAAGAACTACCAACCAcgaaaaaaaacatacatatagCAGTGGAGGCTCCGCTTCCCATCTGAGTAACGAAGAGAAGGTCGTAGTAATCATAATTATAGTAACCAAAAAGACCACCAGATCCCTTGGTGAAGCCACGGGAGGGGAAAACCCTCAACGTGCTTTGTCCACCTTTCTACATCATCCATGCTTGAAGATTTTAGAACTTGTCGTTGTGGCATCAAAGTCGTGCAATCTAAGTTTAGCAGGAATAGGACTTAATTGTATATTTTTACTGGCTTCTCGAATGTGTGGCGATTCTGCAATGATTTCAAAGGCCAAAAAGAAACAATATATTATGAACCATCATGAATTGTAGTTACACTTGATGCTGCCTTGAAAATTTAGCAATATTATCAGATAAGTGGTAAGCAATAAATGAAGAAAGTAAATAACAATGTACAGAAATATTACCTGGCTCGCATTATAAGACCGTTTGGGGGTCGTGTCTGAGTGCTCTAACCCCAGGTACTGTTCCCAGGCACCATATACATCTCTTCTCTGGAAGATAGAATTGCAAATTCCTCAGTGTACGTACTTAGCATTGAAAATGCTTGAATTGCATGATCGATACCAAAACTTAaaccaaaaaaaggaaagattTGAAAGGTAGAAAGACCTGGAAACGGGTCGACACAATGTCTGAGTCCTCTAGATACTCTGGACGTCCCAATGACAAAAAGGCAAACTTCCACTGAATATTTAAGAAGGTACACGAAACAGTTAGAAAACTCCCGGTCTCCTGGTATAACCAAACCTTAGCAAAGTGAACAAATTGGTTCAACAGCAAATGGCAGTACCTTAGAAAACTCCTCATCTGGGACCTGCAATTTCTTTTGAATTCGTGCTTTGACCTCTGCTAATGTCTCTCCTTCGTGAATGACCAAAAAGAAAGGTTCCCCGAAATTCTGAACTTGCTGtttgaccacacaaaaaaaagagTTAAGAAATATAAATGTTTATTCTATAATGCATATTAGAATCCTGTACATATATTGTACCACTTGATTCTGCGCAGTCTCCTTTGTGAAATGGTAAACATGAATCAGGCGATCATGTTGCCCCAAGTTCTTTTCTTCTTCCGGAATCTAACATAGAGCAAGAAAACAGGCTTTATAAGATGAACAAACATAAAGCATAGTAAGATAATACAAACCAACCAAAACCGTATATATGTAATGTATGATCTTATAACTCAGAATCGATTACCACTTTCCACCAAATACgtttaaaaaatactttatattttttacatCTTGGACTGTTGTCACAGCACGTCTGGCATTCGTTGATGTGTATCATTTGATACAGCAGGCAATGGTTCAACTATATATGAGTATAAACAAATATAGCAGTGTCAACAACAAAATATTTTGAGAAAAGATACCTCCTCTGCACGTAACGTCCAGTATTGATCA from Salvia splendens isolate huo1 chromosome 9, SspV2, whole genome shotgun sequence includes:
- the LOC121748101 gene encoding uncharacterized protein LOC121748101, with the translated sequence MASSSSSSPFLMHPVADENTKEIQHLSFYNLKNNKPYNLKLPPCLKNTQFQCIGSSKGWLAFLNQTLKNPFLFNPSSQALIHLPQNHHQITKLILSQDPSLRPHTYAAVAIQTPLISGKLSFSRNRDATWHDLSNPSETYYDAVCCDATNTLFALAPRLQVESWNLNDDSPTKTTVIRASFPRSLCLAKEAFPRDLYSSQLYLALASGGGIVTAVRYVGDYVRYDGEAVCEGDTLTDYMAAPLVCPYRTMGFRVLRADVSGGDWGDVEGLGDYAMFVGGNETAVGLRKNAIYFTDDYWERIDEDYSYGGHDFGVFCMKDSRFEHVLHLEMDKINPPPFWITLPSST